From the genome of bacterium, one region includes:
- a CDS encoding SEC-C metal-binding domain-containing protein, with product MISAIKKLFSNGTQRPAHQLARNDDCWCGSGKKYKRCHIDKDRTRDRIKADACRTSS from the coding sequence GTGATCAGCGCAATAAAGAAACTGTTCAGTAACGGTACCCAGCGTCCGGCCCATCAGCTGGCCAGGAACGACGACTGCTGGTGCGGGAGCGGGAAGAAGTACAAGAGGTGTCATATCGATAAAGATAGAACCCGGGACCGTATTAAAGCGGATGCCTGCAGGACAAGTTCGTGA
- the serA gene encoding phosphoglycerate dehydrogenase, which translates to MKVLVSDKLSVAGVEILERAPGLSVDVNTGLAPEELAKIIGQYDGLVIRSATKVTAEIIEAASRLKVVGRAGIGVDNVDIPAATKRGIVVMNTPGGNTVTTAEHAISMMCALARYIPQADATMKQGKWEKKLFMGVELMNKTLGIVGVGNIGSIVADRAQGLKMQVIAYDPYMSEKAAVNLGIELVDLDEFYKRSDFISIHVPRTDETQNLLNMEAFKKMKSGVRIINCARGGIVNEADMAEALKKGLVAGAAFDVFSKEPMEADNPLLGLDNVILTPHLGASTGEAQENVAIAVANQIADYLVTGTITNAVNVPSVSGEILPKVQPYLELGEKLGSLTSQLGDFAPEMVQIRYAGSVRDLPTEPITISVLKGVMEPVLGVGAVNFVNASVLAEDRGLKFNEVKSSDKEDYSNLIEVTLTAKGQEISAAGFIFEGREPRIIRIGPFSMEAIPVGNVLVLSNEDRPGVIGNLGSTLGAHGINIGSMQIGRDKPGGEALSFLQIDDEPGEKVLEELSQLPHIKTVTKVKF; encoded by the coding sequence ATGAAGGTACTAGTAAGCGACAAACTGTCTGTAGCTGGTGTGGAGATCCTCGAGAGGGCACCAGGGCTCTCTGTCGACGTCAATACAGGTCTGGCTCCTGAGGAACTTGCGAAGATCATCGGCCAATACGATGGCCTGGTGATCAGGAGCGCCACCAAGGTTACGGCTGAGATCATCGAAGCGGCCTCCAGACTCAAGGTGGTTGGAAGGGCCGGTATCGGAGTGGATAACGTGGACATCCCTGCTGCCACAAAAAGGGGAATCGTTGTAATGAACACCCCCGGCGGCAACACCGTGACTACGGCTGAGCATGCCATCTCCATGATGTGCGCCCTGGCCAGGTATATCCCCCAGGCCGATGCCACCATGAAACAGGGGAAGTGGGAAAAGAAACTTTTCATGGGTGTCGAACTGATGAACAAGACCCTCGGTATCGTGGGTGTGGGCAACATCGGTTCCATTGTGGCCGATCGCGCTCAGGGGCTCAAAATGCAGGTTATCGCCTACGATCCCTACATGAGCGAAAAAGCCGCGGTCAACCTGGGTATTGAACTAGTGGATCTCGACGAATTTTACAAACGATCGGATTTTATCAGTATTCATGTACCCAGGACCGATGAGACCCAGAACCTGCTGAACATGGAGGCGTTCAAGAAAATGAAATCGGGCGTCAGGATCATCAACTGCGCTCGTGGAGGGATCGTTAATGAAGCCGACATGGCTGAGGCTCTCAAGAAGGGGCTGGTGGCAGGTGCGGCCTTTGACGTGTTCTCCAAAGAACCCATGGAAGCTGACAACCCCCTCCTTGGCCTGGATAACGTCATACTGACGCCCCATCTTGGCGCGTCCACGGGAGAAGCACAGGAGAACGTGGCCATCGCGGTGGCAAATCAGATAGCAGATTACCTCGTGACCGGAACCATCACCAACGCCGTAAACGTTCCCTCGGTGAGCGGGGAAATACTCCCCAAGGTCCAGCCCTATTTGGAACTTGGTGAAAAACTGGGCTCTCTGACATCCCAGCTGGGCGATTTCGCGCCTGAGATGGTCCAGATCAGATATGCCGGGTCAGTAAGGGACTTGCCGACCGAACCCATCACCATCAGTGTTCTGAAAGGGGTTATGGAACCGGTACTGGGAGTCGGGGCTGTCAACTTCGTCAACGCATCGGTTCTGGCCGAGGATCGGGGACTTAAGTTCAATGAGGTGAAGAGTTCCGATAAAGAGGACTACAGTAACCTGATTGAGGTGACCCTTACCGCAAAGGGTCAGGAGATATCAGCGGCAGGCTTTATCTTTGAGGGACGTGAGCCCAGGATCATCCGTATCGGGCCGTTTTCCATGGAGGCGATCCCTGTTGGCAACGTTCTGGTCCTCTCCAACGAGGACCGACCCGGTGTTATCGGCAACCTGGGGAGTACTCTGGGTGCCCATGGTATAAACATCGGCAGCATGCAGATCGGCAGGGACAAACCGGGCGGTGAGGCCCTTTCCTTCCTGCAGATCGATGATGAACCAGGTGAAAAGGTGCTGGAGGAACTTTCCCAACTGCCTCACATCAAGACGGTGACCAAGGTCAAGTTCTAG
- a CDS encoding DUF2148 domain-containing protein, producing MRIEWNDYYKDKLIEAAKEMALTARTAPKARGRDQLHILILTDDDKDALSDQMNRIGEEENIEFFIRDAKNLRSAPVILLLGTEVSPLEIPHCGFCEFADCQENRENDSVPCAFSIGDLGIAVGSAAAYAARNHIDNRIMFSAGKASLELGCFPGPVKVAFGIPLSATGKNPFFDRK from the coding sequence ATGCGCATCGAATGGAACGATTATTACAAAGACAAACTCATCGAGGCTGCCAAAGAGATGGCCCTGACTGCGAGGACGGCCCCCAAGGCTCGGGGGCGCGATCAACTTCACATCCTGATCCTCACAGACGATGACAAGGACGCACTCTCCGACCAGATGAACCGGATCGGAGAGGAGGAGAACATTGAATTTTTCATTCGCGACGCCAAAAATCTGAGAAGCGCCCCTGTGATACTGCTTCTGGGAACGGAGGTGAGTCCACTGGAGATCCCCCATTGCGGGTTCTGCGAATTCGCTGACTGCCAGGAAAACCGTGAGAATGATTCTGTGCCCTGCGCTTTTTCTATTGGTGATCTGGGAATCGCCGTAGGGTCAGCAGCAGCTTATGCTGCGCGGAACCACATCGACAACCGGATCATGTTCTCAGCCGGCAAAGCTTCCCTGGAACTGGGCTGCTTTCCTGGACCGGTAAAGGTGGCCTTTGGTATTCCACTTTCCGCAACGGGAAAGAATCCGTTTTTTGACAGAAAATAA
- a CDS encoding Hsp20/alpha crystallin family protein has protein sequence MQIERYRGGRPVYYRPFFGLRGLQDEMNRVFSDFYDDTGEKTVAAFNPAVDIVDTVEDLQVKVELPGVKKEDVEVTLKDDVLSIKGEKNEEREEKGENRYYVERSFGSFSRSVTLPSNVKTDKVKATFVDGVLRIILPKAEEEKEKLVQISVD, from the coding sequence ATGCAGATCGAGCGATACAGAGGTGGGCGTCCTGTATACTACAGGCCCTTCTTTGGGCTGAGAGGTCTTCAGGACGAAATGAACAGGGTCTTTTCTGATTTCTACGATGATACCGGTGAGAAAACCGTAGCTGCTTTCAACCCGGCCGTAGATATCGTTGACACTGTGGAGGATCTTCAGGTAAAGGTGGAGCTCCCGGGTGTCAAGAAGGAGGACGTGGAGGTCACCCTCAAGGACGATGTTCTCAGTATCAAGGGCGAGAAGAATGAGGAAAGGGAGGAAAAGGGCGAGAACCGGTACTATGTGGAGAGAAGCTTCGGAAGTTTCTCCCGGTCCGTGACCCTTCCTTCCAATGTCAAGACCGACAAGGTCAAGGCAACTTTCGTGGATGGCGTGCTTCGGATCATCCTGCCCAAGGCTGAGGAAGAAAAGGAAAAACTGGTCCAGATCAGTGTGGATTAA
- the greA gene encoding transcription elongation factor GreA: MSKYPITPGGLKKLQEELKRLKSVERPKVIEAIAVARGHGDISENAEYDAAKEHQAFLERKIRDHANKIANADVVDPAAMSTERVVFGLQVTVQDLDSGEEISYQIVGMDEADIAEQRISISSPVARALIGKTVGDVVQVQIPRGMRELEILGISNP, from the coding sequence ATGTCCAAGTACCCCATCACCCCAGGTGGATTAAAGAAACTCCAGGAGGAACTCAAGAGGCTAAAGTCGGTTGAGCGTCCGAAGGTGATCGAAGCCATCGCCGTAGCCAGGGGGCACGGGGATATATCAGAGAACGCCGAGTACGACGCCGCCAAGGAGCATCAGGCTTTTCTTGAGAGGAAGATCCGTGATCATGCGAACAAGATCGCCAATGCCGATGTTGTGGACCCCGCTGCCATGAGCACAGAAAGGGTCGTGTTCGGTCTGCAGGTAACGGTTCAGGACCTGGATTCGGGTGAAGAGATCTCCTATCAGATCGTGGGCATGGACGAGGCGGATATCGCAGAACAGCGCATCAGCATAAGCTCTCCCGTCGCCAGGGCTCTTATTGGAAAGACTGTGGGAGACGTGGTCCAGGTGCAGATCCCCCGGGGTATGCGCGAACTGGAGATACTTGGTATTTCAAATCCGTGA
- a CDS encoding ATP-dependent DNA helicase, whose translation MKLSKGPGAPVAERISDESREAVAGEIEKAGGNEVFFLGRLGEEDIVEAVEVLARGNSGAVPAAAAIAQAGDVVIHNHPNGLLVPSGADLEVASSLGAQGIGFYIVDNMCERVYAVVEPHMAVKRPDPLDPMEVAALFEPGGTLARTHPNYEERPAQGQMASDVAGVLESGAVGVLEAGTGTGKSLAYLVPAALWALRSNRRVVVATRTINLQEQILDQDLPILEEALGVTIKAVLIKGRGNYCCLRKRDLLEGDVGNTLLELDDLKEIQQLLAWSRTTADGTLSDLPFVPADANWSNFRAESDSCTRARCSNFSDCFFYRARLEASSAQLLLANHHILFADLSLREGGHESAAIMPRYEAVILDEAHNVEDVAISYFEEGLSRRGLMAHLGRLVNTRNPERGLAPFLRKRIGNLKGSNKKGREDLAELVRKLTEEVGRARGSLDTLFEDIGEDLVSWLSGEPRISDLRSQISKKTRQGSKVQDPGSGSMAEYSRSPSTDGGGDYRWRIPLERREELPWQGIQGLLKEMVSLIGSVVAPLRKVNSRIRELVDEGHDDFEHVWGDLAAAFSRMDAAAQFLKRILEGEDPEEVFWVQVRGRSGRQQVSLHLTPLDVAPILEQTLFTQVGAVVMTSATLTVSGSFNFFDRQLGLDCLSDREIRHWTYPTPFDLGKQMRLAVLDSLPDPGSYGFTDALSGAIRDLVLAAGGGTLVLFTSYKTLSAVHESCSGPFEEAGIHVMRQGEAQRSVLLERFRADPDSVLFATDSFWEGVDVVGTSLRLVIIARLPFPVPTDPINEARSQILIQQGREPFYEDSVPRAVIRFRQGVGRLIRHRFDRGYVVICDGRVVRRSYGRIFLNSVGAVDVSRVQLEDLTRDIEQFLFPVNPKS comes from the coding sequence TTGAAATTATCCAAAGGACCCGGAGCACCTGTTGCAGAAAGGATCTCGGATGAGTCCCGTGAGGCTGTTGCCGGGGAGATAGAAAAAGCCGGCGGGAATGAGGTCTTTTTCCTCGGCCGTCTCGGCGAAGAGGATATCGTGGAGGCGGTGGAGGTCCTCGCCAGAGGCAACTCCGGAGCTGTCCCGGCTGCCGCTGCCATTGCCCAGGCAGGAGATGTTGTTATTCATAATCACCCCAACGGGCTTCTCGTCCCTTCAGGAGCGGACCTTGAAGTCGCATCCAGCCTCGGGGCTCAGGGGATCGGGTTTTACATTGTCGACAACATGTGTGAGCGCGTCTACGCCGTGGTTGAACCACACATGGCCGTCAAACGCCCGGACCCTCTTGATCCCATGGAGGTGGCAGCCCTTTTCGAGCCTGGTGGAACGCTGGCCAGGACGCACCCCAACTACGAGGAGCGCCCGGCGCAGGGCCAGATGGCCTCCGACGTGGCAGGTGTCCTGGAGTCGGGGGCTGTGGGGGTTCTGGAGGCCGGGACTGGAACTGGTAAAAGCCTGGCGTATCTGGTCCCGGCAGCTCTCTGGGCCCTTCGAAGCAACCGGCGTGTTGTTGTGGCCACAAGAACGATCAACCTGCAGGAACAGATACTGGATCAGGACCTTCCCATTCTGGAAGAAGCCCTCGGAGTTACCATCAAGGCAGTTCTTATCAAGGGCAGGGGAAACTACTGCTGTCTCCGAAAGAGGGATCTGCTGGAAGGGGATGTCGGCAATACCCTGCTGGAACTGGATGATCTCAAGGAAATTCAGCAGCTTCTGGCCTGGAGTCGGACAACAGCGGACGGCACCTTGTCCGATCTGCCCTTTGTCCCTGCAGATGCCAACTGGTCCAATTTCAGGGCCGAGTCGGATTCCTGTACCCGGGCCAGGTGTTCCAACTTTTCCGATTGTTTCTTCTACAGAGCCCGCCTGGAAGCCTCTTCGGCCCAGCTTCTATTGGCAAACCACCACATCCTGTTCGCAGATCTCTCCCTCAGGGAAGGGGGACACGAAAGCGCCGCTATCATGCCCCGCTACGAGGCCGTCATTCTGGACGAGGCTCATAACGTGGAGGATGTGGCCATATCCTATTTCGAGGAAGGTCTGAGCAGGCGGGGTTTGATGGCCCACCTGGGGCGCCTGGTGAACACGCGCAACCCGGAGCGCGGCCTGGCACCGTTCCTGCGGAAACGTATCGGGAATCTGAAGGGCTCAAACAAAAAAGGCAGGGAGGATCTTGCAGAACTGGTGCGGAAATTGACCGAGGAAGTCGGGCGGGCCCGCGGCAGCCTTGATACCCTCTTTGAGGATATCGGTGAGGATCTGGTGTCGTGGCTCTCTGGAGAACCACGAATCTCAGATCTCAGATCTCAGATCTCAAAGAAAACCAGGCAAGGATCAAAGGTCCAAGATCCAGGGTCAGGGTCCATGGCAGAATATTCGCGCTCCCCATCCACGGATGGGGGAGGGGATTACCGCTGGAGAATTCCTCTGGAGCGACGAGAGGAATTGCCATGGCAGGGGATCCAGGGTCTTCTGAAGGAGATGGTCTCCCTTATCGGCAGCGTTGTGGCCCCCCTCAGAAAGGTCAATAGCCGCATCAGGGAACTGGTGGATGAAGGCCATGACGATTTCGAGCACGTCTGGGGTGACCTTGCCGCCGCTTTCAGCCGTATGGATGCTGCGGCACAATTTTTAAAGCGCATACTTGAAGGGGAAGATCCGGAAGAGGTCTTCTGGGTCCAGGTCAGGGGGCGCTCCGGCAGACAACAAGTCAGTCTTCATCTGACGCCCCTTGATGTGGCACCCATTTTGGAGCAGACTCTCTTTACCCAGGTGGGAGCGGTGGTAATGACATCGGCGACTCTTACTGTCTCGGGGAGTTTCAATTTTTTTGATCGTCAACTGGGCCTTGATTGTCTCTCCGACCGCGAGATCAGGCACTGGACATATCCAACACCCTTTGACCTTGGCAAGCAGATGCGCCTTGCTGTGCTGGATTCACTCCCCGACCCTGGAAGTTATGGGTTCACCGATGCTCTCTCGGGGGCCATCAGGGATCTGGTTCTGGCTGCAGGTGGTGGAACCCTGGTCCTGTTTACCTCCTATAAAACCCTTTCCGCTGTTCACGAAAGTTGCTCCGGGCCGTTCGAAGAGGCAGGAATACATGTCATGCGGCAGGGTGAAGCCCAGAGGAGCGTTTTACTTGAACGTTTCAGAGCCGATCCCGACTCGGTTCTTTTTGCCACGGACAGTTTCTGGGAAGGGGTCGATGTGGTGGGAACTTCATTGCGTCTTGTCATTATTGCCCGTTTGCCTTTCCCGGTTCCTACCGATCCGATCAATGAGGCCAGGAGCCAGATTCTTATCCAACAGGGGCGAGAACCCTTTTATGAGGACTCCGTTCCTCGGGCGGTCATTCGTTTCAGGCAGGGTGTGGGGAGGTTGATCCGACACCGCTTTGACAGGGGATATGTTGTGATCTGCGACGGGCGTGTGGTGCGGCGCTCCTATGGGCGGATTTTTTTAAACTCGGTGGGGGCTGTGGATGTATCCAGGGTCCAGTTGGAAGATCTGACACGAGATATTGAACAGTTCCTGTTCCCTGTTAACCCAAAAAGCTGA
- a CDS encoding adenylosuccinate synthase, with the protein MFNVVVIGAQWGDEGKGKIVDVYTERADLVVRYQGGHNAGHTVVIGDEKFVLHLIPSGILHKGKKCFIGNGVVVSPEALVTEMDNLVAKEIDVSGRLFISDQAHVIMPYHVALDLAREEKKGENAIGTTGRGIGPAYEDKVARSGIRVGDLLNPAVFMDRLHNALDYKNFILTRYFGKQAFDEQEVYDSTLALVERFKQHVANTSNLLQNALSSGERVLFEGAQGSHLDIDHGTYPFVTSSSTVAGGACTGSGTGPGSIDAVVGITKAYTTRVGAGPFPTELNDEMGELIREKGGEYGATTGRPRRCGWFDAVVLRQSARMNGLTGLVVTKLDVLDGIDPIKICVGYTCGSSTHDVLPSGLEELEACVPIYEEHPGWSSSTAGCRNWDDLPAEAQSYIRRIEELTAVPVAVISTGQERTEYIELIDPWKG; encoded by the coding sequence ATGTTCAATGTGGTTGTGATTGGAGCTCAATGGGGTGATGAAGGCAAAGGGAAGATCGTCGACGTCTATACCGAAAGAGCGGATCTGGTTGTCCGCTACCAGGGTGGGCATAACGCGGGACACACAGTGGTTATCGGTGATGAGAAGTTCGTTTTGCATCTGATCCCCTCGGGGATACTCCACAAGGGGAAAAAGTGTTTCATCGGAAACGGTGTTGTGGTCTCACCAGAGGCTCTCGTCACGGAGATGGACAACCTTGTTGCTAAAGAGATCGATGTTAGTGGACGACTTTTTATCAGCGATCAGGCCCACGTCATCATGCCTTACCATGTGGCACTGGACCTTGCCCGTGAAGAGAAAAAGGGCGAAAATGCCATCGGAACCACCGGCCGGGGGATCGGTCCTGCTTACGAGGACAAGGTGGCCCGTTCCGGGATCAGGGTCGGTGATCTACTGAACCCGGCAGTTTTCATGGACAGGCTGCATAACGCACTGGATTACAAGAACTTTATCCTTACCAGATATTTCGGCAAGCAAGCCTTCGATGAGCAGGAGGTCTACGATTCCACTCTCGCCCTGGTAGAAAGATTCAAACAGCATGTGGCTAACACTTCCAACCTGCTTCAAAATGCATTGAGTTCCGGTGAGAGGGTTCTCTTTGAAGGAGCCCAGGGAAGCCACCTTGATATTGATCACGGAACCTATCCCTTTGTGACATCCTCTTCAACGGTGGCGGGAGGTGCCTGTACCGGTTCCGGCACAGGTCCGGGTAGTATCGACGCGGTTGTTGGGATTACCAAGGCCTACACGACAAGGGTCGGCGCAGGCCCATTCCCTACCGAGCTGAACGATGAGATGGGTGAATTGATTCGTGAAAAAGGCGGGGAGTACGGAGCGACTACGGGCCGACCCAGGAGGTGCGGGTGGTTCGATGCGGTGGTACTGCGCCAGAGCGCAAGGATGAACGGGCTCACGGGATTGGTGGTTACCAAACTTGATGTCCTGGACGGTATAGACCCCATAAAGATCTGCGTTGGCTATACCTGCGGCAGCAGCACACATGATGTGCTACCCTCCGGTCTTGAAGAGTTGGAGGCATGTGTACCCATCTATGAAGAACACCCCGGATGGAGCTCCTCCACAGCCGGCTGCAGGAACTGGGATGACCTGCCCGCTGAGGCCCAATCATATATCCGGCGGATAGAAGAACTTACTGCGGTTCCAGTGGCAGTGATCTCAACCGGGCAGGAGCGGACAGAGTACATCGAACTCATAGACCCCTGGAAAGGCTAG
- the hisZ gene encoding ATP phosphoribosyltransferase regulatory subunit, translated as MSKQSIDNMLFLPAGVFEMTPSRAAFVRKVEEVVLGVFQLWGYQEVRTPSLEFVDAMSRGLDSDELDMAFKLVDRGTGKMMLLRSDVTPQVARMASLALLRTPLPLRLSYLADVFRHPEDPSHPRREMIQAGVELMGIDDPQADAEVLAVGMEALRKMGLSGVRMSVGQVQYARGLFEETAFGKSVEDLIVEAACRKDRSEMERILEQTDTSAGVREGILVLTELTGTVDVLDRAWAVAPNDTCRSAIENIREIFSLAGSYGVKVDHLSVDLGELAAFRYHTGVVFTGFVSGAGRAVLRGGRYDNLAGKYGRQAPATGFAIDLLEVVEILSGHGTVVTAVDYLLVNRTTDREKGLKLSVELRGRNRNTLCLIRDIPDEELGAYIEAHHIGQVLLLDEDGLSIFDTANNVKIPCKIRDL; from the coding sequence TTGAGTAAGCAGAGTATCGATAATATGTTATTTCTTCCTGCCGGTGTTTTCGAGATGACACCGTCAAGAGCGGCTTTCGTTCGTAAAGTTGAGGAGGTCGTTCTGGGGGTATTTCAGCTGTGGGGATACCAGGAGGTCAGGACCCCTTCCCTTGAGTTCGTGGATGCCATGTCCCGCGGGCTTGACAGTGATGAACTTGACATGGCTTTTAAACTTGTAGACCGGGGCACCGGTAAGATGATGCTGCTCCGGTCGGATGTAACGCCCCAGGTCGCCAGGATGGCTTCTCTGGCCCTCTTACGGACCCCATTACCTCTCAGGCTATCCTACCTGGCTGATGTCTTCAGGCATCCGGAAGATCCCAGTCATCCAAGGCGCGAAATGATCCAGGCCGGGGTTGAGCTGATGGGGATCGATGATCCACAGGCCGACGCCGAAGTACTTGCGGTAGGGATGGAAGCTCTCAGGAAAATGGGGTTGTCCGGTGTCCGCATGAGCGTCGGGCAAGTCCAGTACGCAAGAGGTCTTTTCGAAGAGACCGCATTTGGTAAATCTGTTGAAGACCTCATCGTTGAGGCGGCGTGCCGAAAAGATCGCAGCGAAATGGAAAGGATCCTCGAGCAGACCGACACTTCTGCCGGGGTCCGGGAGGGCATCCTGGTCCTCACGGAGCTTACCGGGACTGTGGATGTCCTTGATCGGGCCTGGGCCGTGGCACCCAACGACACTTGCCGCTCAGCCATTGAAAACATCAGGGAGATTTTTTCTCTTGCTGGTTCCTATGGTGTTAAGGTCGATCATCTGTCTGTGGATCTTGGTGAACTGGCGGCCTTCCGTTACCACACAGGGGTCGTCTTTACCGGTTTCGTTTCCGGTGCTGGTCGGGCTGTACTCAGAGGGGGCCGGTACGACAACCTGGCAGGGAAATACGGAAGACAGGCACCAGCCACCGGTTTTGCCATCGACCTTCTCGAGGTGGTGGAAATCCTATCCGGGCATGGTACAGTAGTAACTGCCGTGGATTACCTCCTGGTCAACAGGACCACGGACCGGGAGAAGGGTCTGAAACTTTCGGTAGAGCTTCGCGGTCGGAACAGGAATACTCTATGCTTGATAAGGGATATCCCTGATGAGGAGCTTGGCGCGTATATTGAAGCCCATCATATTGGGCAGGTGCTCCTCCTTGATGAAGATGGACTTTCTATCTTCGATACTGCGAACAACGTGAAAATACCTTGTAAGATTAGGGATTTGTAG
- a CDS encoding glycosyltransferase family 39 protein — protein sequence MAGWILWFTRQILGDTIVAIRIPAVFTGTMVVAVIHRFTLDITRSKRSAALTGLLAMGIPVISVPGVLYSTDTPVLAAGTLGGYFFHRAVNRGDKRAWLWTGLCFAIVLGS from the coding sequence ATAGCCGGATGGATCCTCTGGTTTACCAGGCAGATCCTGGGGGACACCATCGTGGCCATCCGTATTCCAGCGGTATTCACCGGAACCATGGTGGTGGCCGTCATTCACAGATTCACCCTGGATATCACCAGATCCAAGAGATCAGCGGCGCTAACAGGGCTGCTTGCCATGGGCATACCTGTCATCAGTGTCCCGGGCGTCCTCTACAGCACCGACACCCCTGTCCTGGCTGCCGGCACACTGGGCGGATATTTTTTTCACAGGGCCGTCAACCGGGGTGATAAAAGGGCCTGGCTCTGGACCGGTTTGTGCTTCGCCATCGTTCTTGGAAGCTAG
- a CDS encoding AEC family transporter, translating to MLSILENISPVFLVILLGFGSRRLGFLPDIFISSANRLVYFVAIPLLVYNEISMGTFSESFDLRQIGGTFLAVGAVGTAAYLLARTLKLAPDRTATFVQTSFHGNLGYVGLAVVFYTLGPEGRGAASVLAGFLILFQNVMSIGMFTFVASGDQKIDFKAMGKFLGNPIILATLLGLFSSAAGVRVPHFLERSFGIVGDMALPLALLIIGGSLKTAPGKRIQLVTFSTTFKLLFLPLIGFFLFRGMGVGPVQAETAVILLAAPSATVTYIMASEMGGEPELAAASVTISTIVSIATFTVWIAVLGV from the coding sequence ATGTTATCTATTCTCGAGAACATATCCCCGGTATTCCTGGTTATCCTGCTTGGCTTTGGGTCGCGAAGATTGGGGTTTCTACCGGATATCTTCATCAGTTCCGCCAACAGGCTGGTGTATTTCGTCGCCATTCCTCTTCTCGTTTACAATGAGATCTCCATGGGTACCTTCTCCGAGAGCTTCGACCTGCGGCAGATCGGCGGCACCTTTCTGGCAGTAGGAGCTGTGGGAACAGCTGCCTATCTACTGGCCAGAACCCTCAAACTGGCCCCTGACAGAACCGCCACCTTTGTCCAGACTTCCTTTCACGGGAACCTGGGCTACGTAGGCCTTGCGGTCGTCTTTTATACTCTGGGGCCGGAAGGCCGGGGGGCGGCCAGTGTTCTGGCTGGCTTCCTCATCCTTTTCCAGAACGTGATGTCCATCGGAATGTTCACCTTCGTGGCATCGGGTGATCAGAAGATCGATTTCAAGGCGATGGGCAAATTCCTGGGCAACCCCATCATACTGGCCACCCTGCTGGGACTATTCTCGTCTGCAGCCGGGGTCAGGGTACCTCATTTTCTGGAACGCTCTTTTGGCATTGTGGGAGACATGGCACTGCCCCTGGCTCTCCTTATCATTGGGGGATCTCTGAAAACCGCCCCCGGCAAAAGGATTCAACTGGTGACTTTTTCTACCACCTTCAAGCTGCTTTTTCTGCCCTTGATCGGTTTTTTTCTTTTCAGAGGTATGGGAGTAGGACCGGTCCAGGCCGAGACCGCTGTCATCCTTCTCGCCGCCCCTTCAGCAACAGTGACCTATATTATGGCATCGGAAATGGGGGGAGAACCCGAACTTGCCGCAGCATCGGTGACTATCAGCACTATTGTTTCCATCGCCACCTTTACAGTGTGGATAGCGGTATTGGGTGTTTAA